AGTTATAAGCTGTTTCTGCCCCTGTGATACGTTTGATGCTTCTTCGTTTAAAACCATGTTGTAACCATCTGGCAGCGTGTGGACGAAGTGATCTACATGGGCTGCTTTTGCGGCTTTTATGACTTCTTCATCTGTGGCATTTAGATTTCCGTACCTTATATTGTCCATGATGGTGCCGTTGTAAAGCCAAGTATCCTGCAATACCATACCAAACAATGACCTTAAATCGCTTCTGGTAAATTCTCTAATGTCATGTCCATCTATCAATATCCTTCCTGCGTTTACATCGTAAAATCTCATCAGGAGTTTTACCATCGTCGTCTTACCAGCACCTGTTGGTCCCACTATGGCCACTTTTTGACCCGGTTTAATATCGGCTGAGAAGTCGTTTATTATTATCTTATCTGGTTTGTATCCAAAGTGCACGTGATCAAACTGCACATGGCCTTCCACATTTTCAAGTTTTACAGGATGCTCTGTCTCAGGCACTTCTTCTTCCTCGTCTAAGAACTCAAACACCCTCTCGGCACATGCAGCCGTCTGCTGAAGTATATTGGATATGTTAGCGATCTGCGCCAATGGCTGTGTAAATGACCTTACGTACTGAATGAAAGCTTGTATGTCACCGACTTGTATAGTGCCATTTATCACAAGGTAGCTGCCCAATACCACGACGCCTACATATCCTAAGTTGCTTACGGAGTTCATTATAGGCATCATAAGTCCCGTTAAAAACTGGGATTTCCATGCCACATTGTAAAGCTCATTGTTGTACTCGTCAAATTTCTTTACGCTTCTTTCTTCGTAGTTAAATGCCTTCATGACTACGTGTCCGCCGTACATTTCCTCTACATGACCATTAACATGGCCAAGGTAATCCTGCTGCTCTCTAAAGTACTTCTGGGAAAAGCGTACTATAAGAGCGATGATTCCCATTGATACAGGTATCATCAAAAATGTAACACCTGTCATCTCTACGCTTATGGTAAGCATCATTATTAAAGCACCGATTACCGATGTGACAGATGTGATGATCTGTGTAATGCTCTGGTTTAATGTCTGGCTTATTGTATCAACATCATTTGTTATACGGGATAGTATTTCACCGTGGTTTGTGCCGTCAAAGTACTTAAGCGGCATGCGGTTTATCTTCTCCATTATGTCCCGTCTAAACTTGTAGGTGACTTTCATTGCCACGTTTGTCATTATCCAGCCTTGTATATAGCCAAGACCTGAGCTTAAGATGTAAAGGCCTATAAGCAGGAGGATTATTCTGCCAATGTAGTCGAAGTCAATATTTCCTGTACCTGCTATCTTTGCCATGACACCTTCGTAAAGCTTCGTTATAGCCTTGCTGAGTATCTTAGGCCCCGCTATAGACAGTGCTGCACTTCCTGCCGCAAAAAGTATGACGAAAAATATGGAAATCTTGTATTCACCAAGATACTTCATCAATTTCTTCATTGTCCCTTTAAAGTCGTTGGCTTTCTCACCGCCCACCATAGGACCATGGCCGCCCATAGGACCACGCCCTCTCATGACGGGCCGCCTTGGAGTATTTGCGTTTCTTCCATCCATTATGCCAATTCCTCCTTTGAAAGCTGCGAATAAGCGATCTCTCTATACGTCTCGCAGGTTTTCATAAGCTGGTCATGTGTGCCTATTCCAGCTATTTTGCCATCATCTAAAACTATGATCTGATCTGCATTCATTATAGTTGATATGCGCTGTGCTACTATTATGACAGTGCTATTTCCAGTGTACTCCTTTAAAGCCTTTCTCAAAGCCCTATCTGTCTTGAAATCAAGCGCTGAAAAGCTATCGTCAAATATATATATCTCCGGTTTTTTGACAAGGGCCCTTGCGATAGACAGCCTCTGCTTCTGTCCACCTGAAATATTTGTAGCGTCTTGCGAAATTTCGCTGTCATAGCCATTTGGAAGTCTTTCTATAAACTCTGCTGCCTGAGCCACTTCTGCAGCCTTTTTAACTTCTTCATCTGTAGCATTTTCATTGCCGAACTTTATGTTTGACATGACAGTGCCTTTAAAAAGGGAAATCTTCTGAGGCACATAGCCAATCTTTTCCCTTAAATCGTGCTGCTTCACATCCTTTACATCTACGCCGTCTACTAAAACTTGACCTTCTGTGGCATCGTAAAATCTCGGTATCAAATTGACAAGGGTAGACTTTCCGGCACCGGTAGAGCCGATTATAGCTGTAGTCTTGCCTGGCTCTGCTTTAAAAGATATATTCGATATAGCGTATTCCTCTGCTCCATGGTACTTGTATGAAACATTTCTAAATTCAACAACGCCTTTTTGAGTATCGTCAAACTTCTTGCTTTCCTTAGGATCCAAAACAGTAGGCTGTGTCTCCAATACTTCCGCAATACGGGATGCAGATACAGATGCCCTCGGTATCATGATAAACATCATAGACATCATAAGGAAGGCGAATATTATCTGTATAGCGTACTGCATAAATGCCATCATGTCGCCAACCTGCATCGACGAATTGGCAATGTCATGTGCACCTACCCATACAATGAGAAGGGTTATGCCGTTCATTATAAGCATCATGACTGGAAACATAGTGATCATGACGCGGTTTATGAATAGCATCGTATTTGTGATGTCGCGATTTGCCTTATCAAACCTGTTTTCCTCAAACTCTTGAGTATTAAAAGCCCTTATAACCATCATACCAGCCAAATTCTCGCGGGCCACAAGATTTAACCTGTCCACCAACTTCTGCACAGACTTGAATTTAGGCAATGCAATAGAAAACACAGTTGAAACCAACCCTAAAAGCACTATGACTGCCAATGCTATTATCCATGACATCGACGCACTTTTCCCAACGGCTCTTATGACACCGCCTATGCCTATCATAGGAGCGTAGAATATCATCCTTATC
The sequence above is drawn from the Thermoanaerobacterium sp. PSU-2 genome and encodes:
- a CDS encoding ABC transporter ATP-binding protein — encoded protein: MDGRNANTPRRPVMRGRGPMGGHGPMVGGEKANDFKGTMKKLMKYLGEYKISIFFVILFAAGSAALSIAGPKILSKAITKLYEGVMAKIAGTGNIDFDYIGRIILLLIGLYILSSGLGYIQGWIMTNVAMKVTYKFRRDIMEKINRMPLKYFDGTNHGEILSRITNDVDTISQTLNQSITQIITSVTSVIGALIMMLTISVEMTGVTFLMIPVSMGIIALIVRFSQKYFREQQDYLGHVNGHVEEMYGGHVVMKAFNYEERSVKKFDEYNNELYNVAWKSQFLTGLMMPIMNSVSNLGYVGVVVLGSYLVINGTIQVGDIQAFIQYVRSFTQPLAQIANISNILQQTAACAERVFEFLDEEEEVPETEHPVKLENVEGHVQFDHVHFGYKPDKIIINDFSADIKPGQKVAIVGPTGAGKTTMVKLLMRFYDVNAGRILIDGHDIREFTRSDLRSLFGMVLQDTWLYNGTIMDNIRYGNLNATDEEVIKAAKAAHVDHFVHTLPDGYNMVLNEEASNVSQGQKQLITIARAILKDPKILILDEATSSVDTRTEILIQKAMDNLMKNRTSFIIAHRLSTIRDADLILVMDHGDIVEQGTHKELLAKGGFYAKLYNSQFEDEEVAS
- a CDS encoding ABC transporter ATP-binding protein, which translates into the protein MLKLRKYFKPYIFITIVAILFIFVQAMSDLALPDYMSNIVNQGIQQGGIVNAVPDAIRKSTMDKLTLFMNDSDKNNVLNDYVLVDKNSSDYDKYVKKYPDLKKEPIYVLKNIDKTEIDKINLPMGKAFLAVSGVEKMKSSAKGGFITFNNMKIPANADLFALFAKIPESERQKITDDMNKKFTSLGDNMVIQAATPAVKSEYKSLGVNTDKIQTNYILSTGLIMLLITLLSAACSIMVGFLGSRVAAGFSRDIRKKLFTRVESFSNEEFDKFSTASLITRTTNDITQIQMLIVFMIRMIFYAPMIGIGGVIRAVGKSASMSWIIALAVIVLLGLVSTVFSIALPKFKSVQKLVDRLNLVARENLAGMMVIRAFNTQEFEENRFDKANRDITNTMLFINRVMITMFPVMMLIMNGITLLIVWVGAHDIANSSMQVGDMMAFMQYAIQIIFAFLMMSMMFIMIPRASVSASRIAEVLETQPTVLDPKESKKFDDTQKGVVEFRNVSYKYHGAEEYAISNISFKAEPGKTTAIIGSTGAGKSTLVNLIPRFYDATEGQVLVDGVDVKDVKQHDLREKIGYVPQKISLFKGTVMSNIKFGNENATDEEVKKAAEVAQAAEFIERLPNGYDSEISQDATNISGGQKQRLSIARALVKKPEIYIFDDSFSALDFKTDRALRKALKEYTGNSTVIIVAQRISTIMNADQIIVLDDGKIAGIGTHDQLMKTCETYREIAYSQLSKEELA